The proteins below come from a single Solanum stenotomum isolate F172 unplaced genomic scaffold, ASM1918654v1 scaffold36331, whole genome shotgun sequence genomic window:
- the LOC125852515 gene encoding uncharacterized protein LOC125852515 yields the protein MNSQEIQPSNSTQIQSVEISIQNLIKIWDKKQRWNFFIMNPSQQPTKQQWRTNLTKFLESTPLRIFTIVLLIIDLIFTSLELSSSLISCPQNRNKINQETGEVWYHWAGIGILGLLFLKSVGLVVGLGCSFFRRPGYLLDGIVVMVALFLEAYLEKNGGGLLVVVTLWRVVRVVESAFELSDEAIEAQIEEIVCQFEELKEENKRLMDSVVEKDKQIEILQQELDQYKKSTY from the exons atgaaCTCTCAAGAAATTCAACCATCAAATTCTACACAAATCCAAAGTGTTGAAATATCAATTCAAAATCTCATAAAAATTTGGGACAAAAAGCAAAGATGGAATTTCTTTATCATGAATCCTTCACAACAACCAACAAAACAACAATGGAGAACAAATTTAACAAAGTTTTTAGAATCCACACCTCTTAGAATTTTCACCATTGTGTTACTCATAATTGATCTTATTTTCACAAGTCTTGAGCTCTCTTCATCTTTGATATCCTGCCCCCAAAATCGGAACAAGATAAATCAAGAAACGGGAGAGGTTTGGTACCATTGGGCAG GTATAGGGATCTTGGGATTGTTATTTCTGAAGAGTGTAGGCCTTGTTGTAGGTCTAGGGTGCTCGTTTTTTCGAAGACCAGGGTACTTGCTAGATGGCATAGTGGTTATGGTGGCATTATTTTTGGAAgcttatttggaaaaaaatggaGGAGGATTACTTGTTGTTGTTACCTTATGGAGAGTTGTTAGAGTTGTTGAAAGTGCTTTTGAGTTAAGTGATGAAGCAATTGAAGCacaaattgaagaaattgtttgtcaatttgaagaattgaaagaagaaaataaaagattgaTGGATAGTGTTGTTGAgaaagataaacaaattgaaatactTCAACAAGAATTGGATCAATACAAAAAATCAACTTACTAG
- the LOC125852516 gene encoding uncharacterized protein LOC125852516, protein MNSQEIQPSNSTQIQSVEISIQNLIKNWHKKQRWNFFIMNPSQQPTKQQWRTNLTKFLESTPLRIFTIVLLIIDLVFTSLDLSSSLISCPQNRNAINQETVEVWYHWAGIGILGLLFLKSVGLIVGLGCTFFRRPGYLLDGIVVMVALFLEAYLEKNGGGLLFVVSLWRVVRVVESAFELSDEAIEAQIEEIVCQFEELKEENKRLMDSVVEKDKQIEILQQELDQYKKSTY, encoded by the exons atgaactctCAAGAAATTCAACCATCAAATTCTACACAAATCCAAAGTGTTGAAATATCAATTCAAAATCTCATAAAAAATTGGCACAAAAAGCAAAGATGGAATTTCTTTATCATGAATCCTTCACAACAACCAACAAAACAACAATGGAGAACAAATTTAACAAAGTTTTTAGAATCCACACCTCTTAGAATTTTCACCATTGTGTTACTCATAATCGATCTTGTTTTCACAAGTCTTGATCTCTCTTCATCTTTGATATCCTGCCCGCAAAATCGGAACGCGATAAATCAAGAAACGGTAGAGGTTTGGTACCATTGGGCAG GTATAGGGATCTTGGGATTGCTATTTCTGAAGAGTGTAGGCCTTATTGTAGGTCTAGGGTGCACGTTTTTTCGAAGACCAGGGTACTTGCTAGATGGCATAGTGGTTATGGTGGCATTATTTTTGGAAgcttatttggaaaaaaatggaGGAGGATTACTT TTTGTTGTTAGCTTATGGAGAGTTGTTAGAGTTGTTGAAAGTGCTTTTGAGTTGAGTGATGAAGCAATTGAAGCacaaattgaagaaattgtttgtcaatttgaagaattgaaagaagaaaataaaagattgaTGGATAGTGTTGTTGAgaaagataaacaaattgaaatactTCAACAAGAATTGGATCAATACAAAAAATCAACTTACTAG
- the LOC125852517 gene encoding transcription factor bHLH128-like isoform X1, producing the protein MYPSSTSSSSQGSMSHTSTTAGGGGGLTRYGSAPGSFLTTAVESVVNGNHEFASHGSHHSNLGPSRFFPSNLASNSLNSESTSKAKEQSNLQRSIGFNDLTIGGGGGGLPTTSTTPLVRHSSSPARFLNQLATAAGDTGFSVSMGRGSYNSKGGGDSGRGITRLNSQLSFTRQEALSQIAEENEDIEGTSIANGHRKSTHSYASASSFAMGSWEDNNSIMFSVTPSKRAKQISNDMVNGLDDGETQFQFGLSQTALEMASMDRLLHIPEDSVPCKIRAKRGCATHPRSIAERERRTRISGKLKKLQDLVPNMDKQTSYTPILTIFPCLFLQQTSYADMLDLAVQHIRTLQDQVQNLNTELENCKCGCKKSSQ; encoded by the exons ATGTATCCATCATCAACATCTTCTTCATCACAAGGTTCAATGAGCCACACCAGCACCACCGCTGGCGGCGGCGGTGGTCTCACTCGCTACGGTTCAGCTCCGGGATCATTTTTAACTACAGCAGTTGAATCCGTCGTTAACGGTAATCACGAGTTCGCTTCTCATGGATCTCATCACTCAAACCTTGGTCCTTCACGGTTTTTCCCGTCCAATTTAGCATCTAATTCGTTAAATTCTGAATCTACAAGCAAAGCGAAGGAACAATCGAATTTACAGAGGTCAATTGGTTTCAACGACTTAACAATCGGCGGCGGCGGCGGAGGTTTACCGACTACTTCAACCACGCCGTTGGTTCGACATAGTAGCTCACCGGCGAGGTTTCTTAATCAACTTGCTACTGCTGCAGGTGATACTG GATTTTCAGTTTCAATGGGGAGAGGAAGCTATAACTCAAAAGGCGGTGGAGATAGTGGCCGGGGAATAACAAGGCTGAACTCTCAGCTCAGCTTCACTAGGCAAGAAGCTCTCTCTCAAATAGCAGAGGAAAATGAGGATATTGAAGGGACCAGTATAGCCAATGGCCACAGAAAGTCAACACATTCTTATGCCAGTGCAAGTAGTTTCGCAATGGGTTCTTGGGAAGATAACAACTCTATAATGTTCTCTGTCACACCTAGCAAACGAGCCAAGCAGATTAGCAATGACATGGTCAATGGGCTTGATGATGGGGAAACTCAG TTTCAGTTTGGCTTGTCTCAGACAGCACTAGAAATGGCATCTATGGATAGATTGCTCCACATCCCCGAGGATTCTGTTCCTTGCAAAATTCGTGCCAAGCGTGGTTGTGCTACTCATCCTCGCAGCATTGCAGAAAGG GAAAGAAGAACCAGAATTAGTGGGAAACTAAAGAAGTTACAAGATCTTGTTCCAAACATGGACAAG CAAACGAGCTACACTCCAATATTAACAATATTTCCTTGTTTGTTTTTGCAGCAAACGAGCTATGCTGACATGCTGGATCTAGCAGTGCAGCACATTCGAACCCTTCAAGATCAGGTTCAG AATCTGAATACAGAACTTGAAAACTGCAAATGTGGATGTAAGAAATCAAGTCAATAA
- the LOC125852517 gene encoding transcription factor bHLH128-like isoform X2, with amino-acid sequence MYPSSTSSSSQGSMSHTSTTAGGGGGLTRYGSAPGSFLTTAVESVVNGNHEFASHGSHHSNLGPSRFFPSNLASNSLNSESTSKAKEQSNLQRSIGFNDLTIGGGGGGLPTTSTTPLVRHSSSPARFLNQLATAAGDTGFSVSMGRGSYNSKGGGDSGRGITRLNSQLSFTRQEALSQIAEENEDIEGTSIANGHRKSTHSYASASSFAMGSWEDNNSIMFSVTPSKRAKQISNDMVNGLDDGETQFQFGLSQTALEMASMDRLLHIPEDSVPCKIRAKRGCATHPRSIAERERRTRISGKLKKLQDLVPNMDKQTSYADMLDLAVQHIRTLQDQVQNLNTELENCKCGCKKSSQ; translated from the exons ATGTATCCATCATCAACATCTTCTTCATCACAAGGTTCAATGAGCCACACCAGCACCACCGCTGGCGGCGGCGGTGGTCTCACTCGCTACGGTTCAGCTCCGGGATCATTTTTAACTACAGCAGTTGAATCCGTCGTTAACGGTAATCACGAGTTCGCTTCTCATGGATCTCATCACTCAAACCTTGGTCCTTCACGGTTTTTCCCGTCCAATTTAGCATCTAATTCGTTAAATTCTGAATCTACAAGCAAAGCGAAGGAACAATCGAATTTACAGAGGTCAATTGGTTTCAACGACTTAACAATCGGCGGCGGCGGCGGAGGTTTACCGACTACTTCAACCACGCCGTTGGTTCGACATAGTAGCTCACCGGCGAGGTTTCTTAATCAACTTGCTACTGCTGCAGGTGATACTG GATTTTCAGTTTCAATGGGGAGAGGAAGCTATAACTCAAAAGGCGGTGGAGATAGTGGCCGGGGAATAACAAGGCTGAACTCTCAGCTCAGCTTCACTAGGCAAGAAGCTCTCTCTCAAATAGCAGAGGAAAATGAGGATATTGAAGGGACCAGTATAGCCAATGGCCACAGAAAGTCAACACATTCTTATGCCAGTGCAAGTAGTTTCGCAATGGGTTCTTGGGAAGATAACAACTCTATAATGTTCTCTGTCACACCTAGCAAACGAGCCAAGCAGATTAGCAATGACATGGTCAATGGGCTTGATGATGGGGAAACTCAG TTTCAGTTTGGCTTGTCTCAGACAGCACTAGAAATGGCATCTATGGATAGATTGCTCCACATCCCCGAGGATTCTGTTCCTTGCAAAATTCGTGCCAAGCGTGGTTGTGCTACTCATCCTCGCAGCATTGCAGAAAGG GAAAGAAGAACCAGAATTAGTGGGAAACTAAAGAAGTTACAAGATCTTGTTCCAAACATGGACAAG CAAACGAGCTATGCTGACATGCTGGATCTAGCAGTGCAGCACATTCGAACCCTTCAAGATCAGGTTCAG AATCTGAATACAGAACTTGAAAACTGCAAATGTGGATGTAAGAAATCAAGTCAATAA
- the LOC125852517 gene encoding transcription factor bHLH128-like isoform X3, which translates to MYPSSTSSSSQGSMSHTSTTAGGGGGLTRYGSAPGSFLTTAVESVVNGNHEFASHGSHHSNLGPSRFFPSNLASNSLNSESTSKAKEQSNLQRSIGFNDLTIGGGGGGLPTTSTTPLVRHSSSPARFLNQLATAAGDTVSMGRGSYNSKGGGDSGRGITRLNSQLSFTRQEALSQIAEENEDIEGTSIANGHRKSTHSYASASSFAMGSWEDNNSIMFSVTPSKRAKQISNDMVNGLDDGETQFQFGLSQTALEMASMDRLLHIPEDSVPCKIRAKRGCATHPRSIAERERRTRISGKLKKLQDLVPNMDKQTSYADMLDLAVQHIRTLQDQVQNLNTELENCKCGCKKSSQ; encoded by the exons ATGTATCCATCATCAACATCTTCTTCATCACAAGGTTCAATGAGCCACACCAGCACCACCGCTGGCGGCGGCGGTGGTCTCACTCGCTACGGTTCAGCTCCGGGATCATTTTTAACTACAGCAGTTGAATCCGTCGTTAACGGTAATCACGAGTTCGCTTCTCATGGATCTCATCACTCAAACCTTGGTCCTTCACGGTTTTTCCCGTCCAATTTAGCATCTAATTCGTTAAATTCTGAATCTACAAGCAAAGCGAAGGAACAATCGAATTTACAGAGGTCAATTGGTTTCAACGACTTAACAATCGGCGGCGGCGGCGGAGGTTTACCGACTACTTCAACCACGCCGTTGGTTCGACATAGTAGCTCACCGGCGAGGTTTCTTAATCAACTTGCTACTGCTGCAGGTGATACTG TTTCAATGGGGAGAGGAAGCTATAACTCAAAAGGCGGTGGAGATAGTGGCCGGGGAATAACAAGGCTGAACTCTCAGCTCAGCTTCACTAGGCAAGAAGCTCTCTCTCAAATAGCAGAGGAAAATGAGGATATTGAAGGGACCAGTATAGCCAATGGCCACAGAAAGTCAACACATTCTTATGCCAGTGCAAGTAGTTTCGCAATGGGTTCTTGGGAAGATAACAACTCTATAATGTTCTCTGTCACACCTAGCAAACGAGCCAAGCAGATTAGCAATGACATGGTCAATGGGCTTGATGATGGGGAAACTCAG TTTCAGTTTGGCTTGTCTCAGACAGCACTAGAAATGGCATCTATGGATAGATTGCTCCACATCCCCGAGGATTCTGTTCCTTGCAAAATTCGTGCCAAGCGTGGTTGTGCTACTCATCCTCGCAGCATTGCAGAAAGG GAAAGAAGAACCAGAATTAGTGGGAAACTAAAGAAGTTACAAGATCTTGTTCCAAACATGGACAAG CAAACGAGCTATGCTGACATGCTGGATCTAGCAGTGCAGCACATTCGAACCCTTCAAGATCAGGTTCAG AATCTGAATACAGAACTTGAAAACTGCAAATGTGGATGTAAGAAATCAAGTCAATAA